Proteins from one Heptranchias perlo isolate sHepPer1 chromosome 42, sHepPer1.hap1, whole genome shotgun sequence genomic window:
- the LOC137306185 gene encoding uncharacterized protein isoform X3 has product MPAQPISFVYVSSNVSNPVQQNDSVCLTCHVLGDFTRIVWSVNRTILHSNERIILSFGNLTLTIIGFNKTDSGGYQCTASSPVSERNSEPYNLSIYDPPFIDSLLKCLLFLVVPVILFCIIFTRIRINCCDCQCPCCFLTRYIFYCWVSCCNNRVSENICDDEETGNLSGTWVACCSNGSKTNSNSPYVEEPRSLSGLSISCCSNVLRNKSESQGETKTGNLCGILLSCCSGRSLNEQGCLRHCCCVWMSCCKTGLKENVESSNYRGVWMSCCDRGLRKGGESQKHNEIRELCDFWIACCNKGSEESIEIYVNPITSSTGQQQLSNFTWTSSASAIAKEAPLYAVTNKKKQTGNDAVNNGQNPPITKPIQLHCHYADLQNQDSASNTRNVTSSNSEVKYSAVKF; this is encoded by the exons AACCGATCTCCTTTGTATATGTTTCATCCAATGTTTCAAACCCAGTGCAACAGAATGACTCGGTTTGTCTGACCTGTCATGTACTTGGCGATTTCACCCGAATAGTTTGGTCTGTCAATAGGACAATTCTCCATAGTAATGAGAGGATAATATTATCCTTTGGAAATCTCACGTTGACGATAATTGGTTTCAACAAGACCGATTCCGGTGGATACCAATGCACTGCAAGCAGCCCTGTTAGTGAAAGAAACAGCGAACCCTACAACTTGTCCATTTATG atcCTCCATTTATTGATAGCCTGCTCAAGTGTCTTCTGTTTCTGGTTGTACCCGTAATCTT ATTCTGCATAATCTTTACCAGGATCAGAATAAACTGCTGTGACTGTCaatgcccgtgctgcttcctcaCCAG ATACATCTTTTATTGCTGGGTGTCCTGCTGCAACAACAGAGTTTCGGAGAACATCTGTGACGATGAGGAAACTGG AAATCTTTCAGGCACCTGGGTAGCGTGTTGCTCCAATGGATCCAAGACCAATTCTAACTCGCCTTACGTGGAAGAACCAAG GAGCCTGAGTGGCCTTTCAATATCATGCTGCAGCAATGTGTTGCGAAACAAGAGTGAATCGCAGGGTGAAACTAAAACTGG AAATCTTTGTGGCATCTTGCTATCCTGCTGTAGCGGGAGATCACTGAATGAACAGGGGTGCTTGAG GCATTgctgttgtgtctggatgtcatgcTGCAAAACTGGATTAAAGGAGAATGTTGAAAGCAG CAATTATCGCGGGGTATGGATGTCATGTTGTGACCGTGGATTAAGGAAGGGCGGAGAGTCACAAAAACACAATGAAATCAG GGAGCTTTGTGATTTCTGGATAGCATGCTGCAACAAGGGGTCGGAGGAGTCCATCGAGATATACGTTAATCCAATAACCAG CTCCACAGGGCAACAACAATTGAGTAATTTCACCTGGACGTCATCAGCCAGCG CGATTGCAAAGGAAGCCCCGTTGTATGCGGTAACTAATAAGAAGAAACAGACGGGAAATG ATGCTGTTAACAATGGACAAAATCCACCAATCACAAAG CCGATCCAACTCCACTGCCATTATGCAGACCTGCAAAATCAAgactctgcttccaacacccgGAATGTAACTTCGTCCAACAGTGAAGTGAAGTATTCTGCTGTGAAATTCTAA